In Miscanthus floridulus cultivar M001 chromosome 8, ASM1932011v1, whole genome shotgun sequence, the sequence AACTAGTTGTCATCCACCACTACTCTGGGTTTGTCGCCAACCTATTTTTGATGGGCCAGGAGTGAAGCTCACTTCTAGAGTTGTGATAGTTGTTAATTTCTAATTTGTGTACATATTAGCCTACATTCAATCATGCGACCATGCTTATAAATAGGAAACATGCATCTAGTATTATACTTACCAATGAGTTAGCACAATCGGTATGTTTGTAGCCAACTTAATAAATTCCTTGTTTCATGTGAGAAATTCAAGTTGTTAACATGATGTAGCATTATTAGAGTGTTAAAACCCTCCAAATGCTATGCCTATGATCTACTTACCATTGGTGCTCCTGGAATTAAGGGCAAATTTGGTTCCCAAGCAAGCATAGCTCACCTTGCTGGCTGGAGCAAGCTTACCTTGCTGGCGCTGGCGAGCCGAATTTGTTTGCCTATGGAAGTAAGGAAAAAGCTCGTTAGCTTAGGTCCTAAGAAAGCCTTACTAAGCAACAAAATGACCACATCCTTTTGGTTTTTGACTCAGCAAGGTTGTATAGTACTCATCAAGGGAACCAAACGTATCCTGAATGATTCTTAGTTCATGCAGAGTCAAAACATGCAAATAAAATGCTTTTATGATTAAAAATATAGCTAGGGTCCACCTCAGATACGCTCTATATCCGAAGGATGTACTCACTCATGTTAAAAGATATGATAGTTATATCCTACTATTATTTACTATTTTCTCTACATTAAGGATAGTATCAGTATACCTACTGACGTATTCCGTATCTTAAGGATATCATTTGTATAATTGCAAACTTGTCGTTTATTTGaaagatatcatcaatatagcTACAACTTATGATTTTCTATCTTAAGGCTATAGATAGTAGCCAGCAAGTATTTGATAATATATTAAATATACCAATAGTATACCCACAAATTTCTATATAAAGAGGTCCACTTTGGGTTCATTCCATCACCAACATCGCAATACAAACAATCCAGTATCAAAGGTTTGCAAGGTTGTCCTCAAAGGAAGGAATAGGAAGTTGCAAGAGAGTATCATGGACACTGTTGCTCCACATGTACTCATAGTTGATGACACCTTTGTTGATCGCCTTGTGGCATCTCGAGTCTTAAAGAGTTGTAACATTCAAGGTATAATGGCTTGAGTTTTCTATGCTTTCACTCAATTTCTTTGATTTAAAAATGTTCCCTTTTAAATAATATTATTATTGTGTAGTGACAATTGTGGAGGGCCCAAAGCAAGCCTTGGATTTTCTAGACATGGTATATCAATAGTTTATATAACTAATATTAATTGGAATGCACATAATTTAGTTCATTTGGTTACATACTATGATTGACATGTTTTCAACATAACATTTGTATACAGGAGAATGATGTAAAGCTGATTCTAACCGATTATTGTATGCCTGGTATGACTGGGTATGATCTTCTGATGGAGGTGAAGGTAGACTCTTTTCTTAAAGAAAAATAACTTCTAATATCCATGGTCGTATAGTTTCATGATATATGTTGTGTTGAATGTTTTATGTTTCTGTCTCAAAATATATAGAAACCTTATCGGTTATTAACTGAATTTTTTACACACTCAGGAATCACCAAAGTTGAAGCATATCCCTGTGGTGATCATGTCTAGTGACAACATCCCTGAAAGGATGCAAAAGTGAGTGAAGCTTAAATCTATCAAGCAGTTGCATTATATACACCAGTATCATCCATATACTTAATTTATGTCATATGCAGGTGCCTGGATGCAGGGGCAAAGGAGTATATCATAAAGCCTATCAAAGCTGTTGACGTGCCCCGTATTTTGAGCTACATTTGATAAGCTAATGAGGAAAAGGAACACAGGAACAAAAGAACTCACTATAGGGTTCTATTTTCAATTATCTATGAATTATTCTAAGAAGTCCTTTCATGGTCTTCTTTTATTTCATCAATTATGTGTAATTTGCTTCAACTTTAATTAGACAAGACAATttgtgttttttttctaaaagttGTGTGTATCTTTGATCCATATGATGTATGTTATCTTATAAGCTTAATGTGATGATGGATCATATCATGACTTGTCATGAGAAATTGGTTAAATTTTGTCAAAGAATATGATGGTTTCTTATCAATATTTTAACTATGTATCCGTAAAAAGTGAGGAAAGGATCTGGTTTTGGTTATAGGGGGAGAAGGGTTCCACTAGTTCTACCCATGCGTATCTACTATAGAGTGCCTTATCAAGTCTAACCCATAACTCTGCTTCTAAGTATCTCCATGAACTTCACAACTAACAAGGATAATAAGTATTCACACTAGATGGTATTTTGAGCCACCACGAATTATTGGACAGAAAGTCCACATTTGTTCTCctaaaaaaataaatatatatttttagacTCAAGCCACACCTCTAGGCTCACATGTTTTATCAGGCATAGGAATACAATTTCTCACAAACTTATCATTCATATTTTAGCCAAACCTGCAATGTGAGGCCTCGCACATAACCTCTTTTGCCATCCCACAAATACTGACTGCACGTAGCATTGCAATATTTTATCCTTTCGGTCCATGTTGTGTAACCTTTGGTCGATTATTTGAGTATAAAAAAATTTacaatatgagaaaagaatataTCTTCTAGTAAGGTGTAGATCTTGTGGAGATCTAAAGTTTTTACATAATGTTATCTCTACCTGAATCCATATATATGAAAAATATAGAAACTTCAATAAAAAGAAGGAAATAATTCACAATGTCTCCATGCAAGCATGCACGGGCTATTGGAATAAATGGACTTGGCCCAGTTGAAAACTCAAATTATTCCAAATAAATCTCAAGGGCCCATTCATTTGTTAAAAGTGTAGTATGGTGTGGAACTTTAGTCCCCACTTGCTAGTTGAAGTGGAGGATGGCATGTTTAAATATGAAAGCCACGTGTGTGGAGGAAGAGAATGGAACTCCACATGTGCCTGCTTGCTCGCCAAGCTAGAGGTGGGGGCGAAGGGCGTGACACTTGCGTGAATGGTCTGTCAAAATTCGGACCTAGACCGTGTGGTAGTGTGGCCTCCTTTTGTAGTTTTATTTTTTGATTGATTGGATTTTAAGTCTTACATTTGGAAACCTAATCAATTTAGTTTACATATATGACCTATTGTACACCACAAAAAATCAATATGTTCAACATAGGGTTTGCCTCTTTTGGCTGATGCGTTGCCATCATAGTCTCTCCACCCCGAGCCCCATTGTGAATCACAGATCGTTAGAGCAGGCCTCTAGAATATGCCACCCTTGCCATCATGCACTAGGAGTGTGACATCTGACCTAGTGTGAAATAGGCTCATGGTGATCCATTTGTTGTGCGGGGGTGGTGAGGGGATCAGGTGCTACAACTACCTTGGTTGTTGCGGGCGAGTTCGACCAATATATAAGGTTTCTATAGTCCATACCACTATCCATGGATCAACCATTTTACATTATGCAAGGATTAAAGTGTAAGTGAGTTGGTGGTAGTATGTGGTTCATACAACCTACAAAGTGGGTCTAAGCCTTTTGGACTTTGTGGTGTagcaaatggtatcagagctgactATCGTGGGCTCAGAACCgcgacaagcattgttgttcaagTCAGTGCCAGAGTATGGGTcaccggtggctcgggtggactcaagaacacaagaatcacagagaggacaCAACGGTTTATCCTAGGTTCAGGCCAATTGGTGCCCTATgtctagcagctgatgatccttaccTCAAAACCACCCAAAATTAGGGGTTACAAcagggttgtagagagatttggtagggggttagctcggtgctaatcctaaggttgcctcaccttGCGATGGTGCCTTCCCCTcatcagagaggaggaagacgataggatgtggtggaggagctcttggtgcccctcGGTGGGTTGCATTCCTCTCAATGTTGAGCGGAGGccaaggaatggaatggagtAGAATGATATTGTCTTCTCCTAATCATCTTCATTGTCccctctaggtctgaccttatcccttatataatgagataggttgggtacatggcGATTGGGGGGAACTAGTCTACTGGTCTACATGCGTCCGGAGTCCACGAGGGCCTTGTAGCGATGCGCTGTGGACCGTGGTGGTGtcatggagccgaagaagccttagGCGCCGTCCGGttgctctgttctaacactctgCGTGTTAGGCTATgttggcttggaccggcctcccccaggtggaccttctagagtcttcttggcggTGAAGGAGGTCGGCTTCAGGGGCTGACACGTGGGCCCAGGGCCTTCGAGACCCTAGAGGCCgctgggaagctttgtcttcttgtgtcacgccccgtgcATGACCTTGTCAGGAAAGTGGCCAGCAATGTTGTGGCCCAGGGGCAGCGCcggggagcccccgagcctcggtacctcggggcttgtcttcttgcgccTAGGCCTTGGCTGGCGTCATTGGtggggcaggagccaagggctgGGCCAAAGTCGTGGCGGAGTCTCGGGGCTCGGGTAAGCCCTTGAGCCCCAAGCAGAAGTCGTGGCGGAGTCAGGCTCGGGTGGGCTTCTTctctagagggtgcgcgcgagcgtacctGATGGGTATAGCTCTTGAACCCCCGggcgatcctagaggggtcggtcGGGGGTCTTCTTCGTTTAGGAACCACTAGACCCGatgcttaacatacccatatgttaggatctcatcaccgACCTTCATGGATGTGTGTGGGTGAAGGATGCGAACATAGGGAGCTTGGCACATGTGAGCCCAATGTGTGGCACATGGCATGGCACATGTTCTAACACTGGAGACATAGCTGTGTTGGTGAGATGACGAGGCCATCAGGTCTACCTAGGTTGAATAAGGCCCTATGGTggttcgtgtgtgtgtgtgtgttgatgTGAAATTATGGGGGCTTTAGTCGTAGCTTATTTGCTGAGGGTGGGTtaaaccaacatataaggcttctagagtctatACCACCATCTCAGGTTAACCCTTTTACGCTAAATGAGGATGAAAGTGTAATGGGTTGGTGGTAGTGTGTGGTTCACACAACGTGTAGAGTCCATCTAAGCCACTTGGACTTTGAAGTGTCAAAGAGAAAGGTTAAATAAGGTTTTTGGTAAGGGCCTAGTGCAACTGCTCGCGCTATTCACCAAGTTTCGTCTTCTGTCCAAGTGAGGCAGTGCTCTATACCGTCACCTTTATTAGCAGCATCTTTGACCTATCTTCTCCATCGTCGTCAACATTACCTATCCTCCACCACCAACGAAAACAACTACATCTGAAATTGAGAAATAtgattgttgatatttcttatgctcaaATAGATAATTCTACAAGCGCATGGAATATTGTTATAGCAATTAACGAGAGTCCAACATAGGGGTATGTCAAGTCCCTAGGAGAAAGACTCTCAACCGAGAGACCCCgaccgacccctctaggatcaGGCAGAGCCCAAGCACGCCCACGGCCTTTGCTTAGGGCTTAGGGGCTCTCTAGAGCCCTAGGCTCCCAACCAATGATAGCCCAACCTTGATCCTCAGCTCAACCCAGCCCGAGCCAGTGCTCGGGTAGGAATACAATGCCCCGAGCATCGACCAACCTACCGAGCATCCAAGGCTCAGGGGATCCCTGACGCCGCCCCGACCAATGGGCACATGACGCTATCACCCACTCCTCCAACAAAGTCACGAAGGTGGCCTGACACAAAGGGATAAATCCCTCCATAGGCTCTAGGGGCACAGGGGC encodes:
- the LOC136471787 gene encoding two-component response regulator ORR12-like encodes the protein MDTVAPHVLIVDDTFVDRLVASRVLKSCNIQVTIVEGPKQALDFLDMENDVKLILTDYCMPGMTGYDLLMEVKESPKLKHIPVVIMSSDNIPERMQKCLDAGAKEYIIKPIKAVDVPRILSYI